A genomic window from Centroberyx gerrardi isolate f3 chromosome 14, fCenGer3.hap1.cur.20231027, whole genome shotgun sequence includes:
- the LOC144542288 gene encoding EMILIN-1-A-like: protein MARTAVLLLLWLWTWLMGDAKSSYPHRYSLYAGQSQSAHGARAASRHRNWCAFVVTKTVSCVVEDGIETYVKPDYHPCAWGSGQCSRVVAYRTYMRPKYKVAYKMVTEMEWKCCHGYSGEDCNDGPIGGSGTQISTGGGGTGTGYGQGGGQGDNEKMQQLEEKIQSLTKNLHDLQSTLRTMNERFQEEMNKPGFSGGMTSGGRNPADAAQPEIKETIHSIQTKLDQLDNRTQAHDKTLVSINNHLVNGKGNELDGGPSGGDTSGRKLNTLKEEILRELERRVSLSCSSCQAGVEDLRRQQQEDRERIRALEKQLNGMDARYQQGLDGLRREVVRLQGCCNTVNDLKNRITDAERKISSASENYDVIQNRLDKELGGGGGSNNENGGFGGGFGGRGGIGGGSRDAVVTEDRLDTRLRDLERRVNNTVQRTEESCSYLENDLKDYFHRELGDLRTVFLDRFDDQAFRIGDVELDVGLVKDRVTDQDKRLARLENTTSLLIRRVEECGCGGSGGGRGGARGGGGGGDGGGGGDGGGGGTTGGRGGTTGGRGGTTGGGGGTTGGGLAGTGGERDDNTEKSLEWRVVANEDQIHRFNTRLKDLSVSGDSLLDKVVDLSHDVRKIKALTGDHGEHFNRIVTEVETLGQDCDICGRVEDELRRLKNHSQHALDRLQSHINSIQSRADSDRGSCSQICSNLQEEVTTLRDDVQRCTGQCGGTGGTGGTGGTGGAGGTSGAGTGLDPEKPLDGHSVIGGTLNNNHLKSLQGELSEVILSFSSINDTLKGLEHTVQKHGSVINDLGNTKDKIISELDKIQQEVTEHVEESRDRLDGMDRDVRRFESTLVVEMGDCKRSGDGLEKRLSKLEGICGRLDGVSDSLHKIKEGLNSHVSGLWTCVSGLNNTVIHHGGIIDFIQNNQDDVHSRMKSLNSSVNHILKDLQGLSEQDLTGLPGPPGPPGERGFNGLPGPKGPPGAPGRQGEYGPRGPPGPKGERGLPGADAHVPKLSFSAALTIPMERAGTIIFDKIFVNEGDFYDPRTGVFTAPVDGRYFFSAILTGHKNEKIEAVLSKSNYGMARVDSGGYQPEGLENKPVAEAKVTPGSLAVFNIILPLQARDTVCIDLVMGKLAHSVEPLTIFNGMLLYEDM from the exons GAACTGGTGTGCCTTCGTGGTGACGAAGACAGTCAGCTGCGTGGTCGAAGACGGGATAGAGACCTACGTGAAGCCGGACTACCATCCGTGTGCCTGGGGCAGCGGACAGTGTTCCCGAGTGGTGgc CTATCGTACCTACATGAGGCCGAAGTACAAGGTGGCCTACAAGATGGTGACGGAGATGGAGTGGAagtgttgccatggttacagcGGAGAGGACTGCAACGACGGACCAATCGGTGGCTCTGGGACCCAGATTTCCACA GGGGGCGGCGGCACCGGGACAGGCTATGGACAGGGGGGCG GGCAAGGGGACAATGAGAAgatgcagcagctggaggagaagatcCAGAGCCTGACCAAGAACCTCCATGACCTGCAGTCCACCTTGAGGACCATGAACGAGCGCTTTCAGGAGGAGATGAACAAACCGGGCTTCAGCGGCGGCATGACTTCAGGTGGGAGGAACCCTGCCGACGCCGCCCAACCGGAGATTAAAGAGACAATCCACAGCATTCAGACCAAGTTGGACCAGCTGGACAACCGCACCCAG GCTCATGACAAGACCCTGGTCAGCATCAATAACCACCTGGTGAATGGGAAAGGCAACGAGCTGGATGGAGGTCCATCTGGAGGAGACACCAGCGGAAGGAAGCTCAACACCCTAAAGGAGGAGATCCTCAGGGAGCTGGAGAGACGggtgtctctctcctgctcctcgtGTCAG GCGGGTGTGGAGGACCTGCGACGACAGCAGCAGGAGGACCGGGAGAGGATCCGCGCTCTGGAGAAGCAGCTGAACGGCATGGACGCACGGTACCAGCAGGGTCTGGACGGGCTGCGGCGGGAGGTGGTCCGCTTGCAGGGCTGCTGCAACACCGTCAACGACCTCAAAAACCGCATCACTGACGCCGAGCGCAAGATCAGCTCAGCCTCCGAAAACTACGACGTCATCCAAAACCGTCTGGACAAGGAGCTcggtggaggaggtgggagtAACAACGAGAATGGAGGATTTGGAGGGGGTTTCGGCGGTCGCGGTGGAATCGGGGGCGGCAGTAGGGATGCGGTCGTGACAGAAGACAGGCTCGACACCCGGCTGAGGGACCTGGAGCGCCGCGTCAACAACACCGTGCAGCGGACTGAGGAGAGCTGTTCGTACCTTGAGAATGACCTGAAAGACTATTTCCACAGGGAACTGGGTGACCTGAGAACTGTGTTCTTGGACCGGTTCGATGACCAGGCCTTCCGGATCGGAGACGTGGAGCTGGACGTGGGGCTGGTAAAGGATAGGGTGACCGATCAAGACAAGAGGCTGGCGAGGCTGGAGAACACCACCTCCCTCCTGATCAGGAGGGTGGAGGAGTGCGGGTGTGGAggatcaggaggaggaaggggcgGAGCACgtggcggtggaggaggaggtgatggtggaggaggaggtgatg gaggaggaggaggaaccacaggaggaagaggaggaaccacaggaggaagaggaggaaccacaggaggaggaggaggaaccacaggaggaggattagcaggaacaggaggagagagagatgataacACAGAGAAATCTCTGGAATGGAGAGTCGTTGCCAACGAAGACCAGATTCACCGATTCAACACAAGACTCAAAGACCTTTCTGTGTCCGGTGACTCTCTGCTGGACAAG GTGGTGGACTTGAGCCACGACGTCCGTAAGATCAAGGCTCTGACCGGAGATCACGGCGAACACTTCAACCGCATCGTCACCGAGGTCGAGACGCTGGGGCAGGACTGTGACATCTGCGGGAGGGTGGAGGATGAGCTGCGGAGGCTGAAGAACcattcccagcatgcactggacCGCCTGCAGAGCCACATCAACAGCATCCAGAGCAGAGCAGACTCCGACCGGGGCTCCTGCTCCCAGATCTGCTCcaacctgcaggaggaggtgaCAACGCTCCGGGACGATGTGCAGAGATGCACCGGACAAT GTGGAGGTACCGGAGGTACCGGAGGTACCGGAGGTACCGGTGGAGCCGGTGGTACCAGTGGAGCTGGGACTGGGTTGGACCCTGAGAAGCCCCTGGACGGCCACAGTGTGATCGGAGGAACGCTGAACAACAACCACCTGAAGTCGCTGCAGGGCGAGCTGTCGGAGGTCATCTTGAGCTTCAGCTCCATCAACGACACGCTGAAAGGCCTGGAGCACACGGTGCAGAAACACGGCAGCGTCATCAACGACCTGG GGAACACCAAGGATAAGATCATCTCCGAGCTCGACAAGATCCAGCAAGAAGTGACCGAGCATGTCGAAGAGAGCCGCGACCGTTTGGACGGGATGGACCGGGACGTCCGGCGGTTCGAGAGCACGCTGGTGGTGGAGATGGGAGACTGTAAGCGGTCCGGCGATGGGCTGGAGAAGAGGCTGTCCAAGCTGGAAGGCATCTGCGGGAGGCTGGACGGCGTGTCCGACTCCCTCCACAAGATCAAGGAAG GACTGAACAGTCATGTGTCTGGCCTGTGGACTTGTGTTTCGGGTCTGAACAACACAGTGATCCATCATGGAGGAATCATCGACTTCATCCAGAATAATCAGGACGACGtccacagcaggatgaagagCCTCAACTCCTCCGTCAACCACATCCTGAAAGACCTGCAGGGCCTCTCCGAGCAGGACCTGACCG GCCTGCCTGGACCTCCAGGACCcccaggagagagaggcttCAATGGGCTGCCAGGACCCAAGGGCCCCCCTGGAGCTCCAGGAAGGCAGGGAGAGTACGGACCCCGAGGACCACCAG GTCCCAAAGGTGAACGAG GTCTGCCCGGTGCTGATGCTCATGTACCCAAGTTGTCGTTCTCTGCAGCTCTCACCATCCCCATGGAGAGAGCTGGAACCATCATCTTTGACAAGATCTTTGTCAATGAAGGAGACTTCTATGACCCAAGGACAG GTGTTTTCACTGCACCTGTAGATGGGCGCTACTTCTTCAGCGCCATCTTAACGGGCCACAAGAACGAGAAGATCGAGGCGGTTCTGTCTAAATCCAACTACGGCATGGCCCGTGTGGACTCAGGAGGCTACCAGCCCGAGGGCCTGGAGAACAAGCCGGTCGCCGAGGCCAAGGTCACACCCGGATCCCTCGCCGTCTTCAACATCATCCTGCCTCTCCAGGCTCGGGACACCGTCTGCATCGACCTGGTGATGGGAAAACTGGCCCATTCTGTGGAGCCCCTCACCATCTTCAATGGAATGCTGCTCTATGAAGATATGTGA